Part of the Nitrosophilus alvini genome, AAGAGATAAAGTCCCTGATGAGCACACAGGAAGCAAAAAACGCTATCATCGTTCCATCAGGGGCAAAAGGGGGATTTGTAATATTCAAAGAAAACGCCTCTTTGACAAAAAAAGAGTTTAAAAATATATATTCAATGTTCATTGAAGGTCTTCTGGACCTTATAGACAACAAAAAGGATTCGCAAATCATAAAAAACCCAGATGTCATATCCTACGACAAAGAGGATTTCTATTTTGTGGTGGCTCCGGACAAAGGAACTTCTGCTATGAGCGATACCGCAAATGAGATAGCTTTGAAAAGAGGTTTCTGGCTTAAAGACGCATTTGCAAGCGGCGGCAGCAAAGGCTATAATCACAAAAAACTGGGTGTAACCGCAAAAGGCGCATGGAAATCGGCCCAGAGACACTTTATGAAAAAGGGCATAGATATATATAAAGACTCTATCAGTGTAGTGGGCACAGGTTCTATGCGAGGTGACGTTTTCGGAAATGCAATGCTTATAAATCCTAACATAAAACTGCTTGCCGCAATAAGTGGCGATGAAATATTTATAGACCCTGCCCCAGATACAAAAACTGCCTTTAAAGAGAGAAAAAGGCTCTTTGAAGAGAAAAAAGGGTGGTCCGATTATGATAGGAAAAAGATCTCCAAAGGGGGAGGAGTTTTCAAAAAATCGGCAAAAAAAATAAGCCTATCCGAAGAGATAAGAAAAATGCTCAAAATCTCAAAAGAGAGCATTTCAGGTGAAGAACTGATAAAAAGAGTTTTATGCCTGAAAGTGGATATGCTTTTTATAGGCGGTATTGGCACCTACGTAAAATCCAGCGACGAAATCAATCTATATCTGCCCGATAAGGAGAATGAAAACTACAGAGTCGACGCTTCAGACCTTAAAGCTTTTTCTGTGTGTGAAGGTGGAAACCTTGGATTTACAATGAAGGCAAGGATAGAGTATGCAAGGAAAGGTGGTGCTATAAATCTTGACAGTATAGACAATTCAGCCGGTGTCGATACCTCTGACCATGAAGTAAACCTGAAAATTGTTTTAAATGAACTGCAAAATAAAGGTGTTATTGATGAAAAAGAGCGCATAGAGACCCTTTTTCATCTTACTGATAATGTTTTAAATTCCGTCTACTGGAACAACTATCTACAATCTCTTGCAATTACACTCGATGAGATTCGTTCGCAATATGATAGAAAAAGTTTTATAAAAACGATAGAGATTCTGGAAGAAAATATAAAAATCTTCAAAAGGAGAGATTTCAGCATTCCCAAAACAAATGACTTTGATACAGTTGTTACAAAAAACGGAACTATAGCCAGGCCCGTTTTGGGTATATTGCTCTCCTATTCCAAAATTTTTCTAAAACAGGTGCTTTTAAAAAGCGACTTTTTAGATACTCCTTTTTCAAAACACTACCTGTATAAATATTTCCCCAAACCGTTTGCTTCCGTTTACGAAAAAGAGATCTCAAGTCATCCTCTTTATCGTGAAATAACCGCTACAGTAATAGCAAACAAGATCATCAACCACAGAGGCAGTTCTTTTATCGCCGATTATGATGTTTTGGGCGAAAAAAAATTTATAGAAAAGATAAAATCCTATTTGATTGTAAACAGGCTTCTTGGGATTAACGATATAAGATATGAAATCTTCAGAAGCGATTTCGAAGTTCCGGCAAGATTGCAGTATAAACTTTTACTCAATATCGAAAACAGTATAGATTTCAGTGTGGAATGGATGTTGAAAAATTTTAAAACACCCGAATTTGAACCTTCCAATATACTAAGTTATACAAAAGAGATAAAAGAACTTATGGAAAGTGCCGAGAAAGAGATCAACATTACTCAGTTTATAAAAAACCGGCCAAAAATCAATCTCTTCTTCTCTTTGCTCGACTATCTGAAATTTATAGTTGCCGTTATATATATAAAAGAGGACTCTTCATATACATTCAAAGATATTGCTACCCTTTTTATGAAGATTCTCACAAGATTCAAGATTGTGGAAATTCTTGAAATTATCGGATCATTCAAACCCGCAACCGAAAAAGAAAAAGCGGTAAAAAAACAGCTTCAGTATCTGCTTGAATTTTTTGTAACAAGAATAACGAAAAAATGTTTTCCCTATGCAGGAACAACCGTTAGCTTGGAAGATGCACTGGAAAGATATATAGAGAGCAAAGAACTGGAGTTTGAAAAGATATTTACAGAAATAGAGAAGTTTACAGACTCATCAAACCAGAGTCTGCCTTATTTGACCTATATAGTAAATATACTCGTTTTAAGTGTTATTTAAAAGCACGCCAGTCTCTTCTGTTCTTTTTTTAAGATCTTTTTTATATCTCTCAACATCAAAATTATCTACCTTTGCTACTTTCGTTTTGACTGCAGCAGCGGCCACAGCCGAAGAGACTTCTGTCAAAAGTCTCTTATCGAAAGGTATGGGAATAATATACTCTTTTGAAAATTTAAACTCTTTTTTGTAAAGCTTTTTTATCTCTTCTGAAACATCTTCCCTTGCAAGCCTTGCCAAAGCATATGCAGCAGAGAGCATCATCTCATAATTTATAGACCTGCTTCTTACATCCAATGCTCCCCTGAAAAGATAAGGAAATCCCAGAACGTTGTTTATCTGATTTGGAAAATCGCTTCTTCCGGTCGCTATAATAGCATCAGGTTTCACCTCCAAAACAGCATCCGGCATAATTTCAGGAATAGGATTTGAACAGACAAAGACAAGAGGTTCTTTTTTCATTAAAGATATATCCTCTTTTGTTATAGCCTTCGGTATGGATAGCCCAAGGACCATATCGGCATCCTTGAAAGCATCTGTTCTGCTAATCTCTTTGGGATATGCGAACTCTTTTTTAAAAGGGTTTAAATCATCTCTTTCTTTATGAACAACTCCCCTGCTGTCAATCATTATAATATTTTCGACTCCCAGATGCCTGTACATTCTTGCACTCGCTATTGCGGCGGCACCGGAACCCACTATAACCACTTTTATCTTTGCCAAATCTCTGTTTGTCAGGAAGCAACCATTTATCATTCCTGCAGTTGTC contains:
- a CDS encoding NAD-glutamate dehydrogenase domain-containing protein, with protein sequence MKPKSNIEKACSEIFATEDLLLDEKIFETVEKDKPKALFVYEKETTYLKIFSKERIHISHIIPLLHDIGFEVIDEVSFSISKKGETFFVNRFKILTDTEKLEKSEKNVIEIIEKTLSMELFKHCRLYAFALKENMSISEILLLKALLSYENQIVLEFNEAVILKTFLKHHSLIKDMVVFFKLMFQPNIDKRAQKIKEQKKRIEESLKNIDHITEDKILKILYKIITHMLRTNYFLQKEYISFKIDIKALEEYLLGIQPSIEAFVFHRNFHGIHLRMGPVSRGGIRWSDRFEDYREEIKSLMSTQEAKNAIIVPSGAKGGFVIFKENASLTKKEFKNIYSMFIEGLLDLIDNKKDSQIIKNPDVISYDKEDFYFVVAPDKGTSAMSDTANEIALKRGFWLKDAFASGGSKGYNHKKLGVTAKGAWKSAQRHFMKKGIDIYKDSISVVGTGSMRGDVFGNAMLINPNIKLLAAISGDEIFIDPAPDTKTAFKERKRLFEEKKGWSDYDRKKISKGGGVFKKSAKKISLSEEIRKMLKISKESISGEELIKRVLCLKVDMLFIGGIGTYVKSSDEINLYLPDKENENYRVDASDLKAFSVCEGGNLGFTMKARIEYARKGGAINLDSIDNSAGVDTSDHEVNLKIVLNELQNKGVIDEKERIETLFHLTDNVLNSVYWNNYLQSLAITLDEIRSQYDRKSFIKTIEILEENIKIFKRRDFSIPKTNDFDTVVTKNGTIARPVLGILLSYSKIFLKQVLLKSDFLDTPFSKHYLYKYFPKPFASVYEKEISSHPLYREITATVIANKIINHRGSSFIADYDVLGEKKFIEKIKSYLIVNRLLGINDIRYEIFRSDFEVPARLQYKLLLNIENSIDFSVEWMLKNFKTPEFEPSNILSYTKEIKELMESAEKEINITQFIKNRPKINLFFSLLDYLKFIVAVIYIKEDSSYTFKDIATLFMKILTRFKIVEILEIIGSFKPATEKEKAVKKQLQYLLEFFVTRITKKCFPYAGTTVSLEDALERYIESKELEFEKIFTEIEKFTDSSNQSLPYLTYIVNILVLSVI
- a CDS encoding malic enzyme-like NAD(P)-binding protein; amino-acid sequence: MDEITKKEALLYHKERRPGKKKICTSKPFETQRDLSIAYTPGVGFVCEEIVKNPDAVYEYTTKGNLVGVITNGTAVLGFGDIGPLAAKPVMEGKAVLFKKFADIDAYNIEIDEKNPEKFVDIVKAISPTFGGINLEDIKAPECFYIEEKLKKELDIPVMHDDQHGTAIVTTAGMINGCFLTNRDLAKIKVVIVGSGAAAIASARMYRHLGVENIIMIDSRGVVHKERDDLNPFKKEFAYPKEISRTDAFKDADMVLGLSIPKAITKEDISLMKKEPLVFVCSNPIPEIMPDAVLEVKPDAIIATGRSDFPNQINNVLGFPYLFRGALDVRSRSINYEMMLSAAYALARLAREDVSEEIKKLYKKEFKFSKEYIIPIPFDKRLLTEVSSAVAAAAVKTKVAKVDNFDVERYKKDLKKRTEETGVLLNNT